Proteins found in one Deltaproteobacteria bacterium IMCC39524 genomic segment:
- the livM gene encoding high-affinity branched-chain amino acid ABC transporter permease LivM encodes MANNVKQSVLIALWFVFLTFPLLVVKVNTLKNIVEWRWINMLWVAIGAFALSIVWRWAMAQRQLKSKKAELGEEELAKPGFGLRLLEDPKIFKPFLAVLALVTLVFPLVVDIYQTNIMVLALIFVVLGLGLNVTVGLAGLLDLGYVAFFAVGAYTYGVLNSFFGFGFWISLPIGGLMGALFGIALGFPILRLRGDYLAIVTLGFGSIAKIVIENWEEVFNGAKGIAGIPRPGFFGAEMTITAATTYTYYLMILMVVFAIFITNRLKDSRIGRAWMALREDEIACVAMGVDMAKTKLGAYAFGAFWAGLAGVIFASRNTYINPNSFTFMESALVLSIVVMGGMGSIVGVIIAALVLILMPEYLRAFAEYRMLMFGAVMVLMMIFRPEGLIANVRRKYTGRKVTTEGANV; translated from the coding sequence ATGGCGAATAATGTTAAACAATCTGTCCTGATTGCACTCTGGTTTGTGTTCTTGACCTTCCCATTGCTGGTGGTTAAGGTTAATACACTCAAAAATATCGTTGAGTGGCGCTGGATAAATATGCTGTGGGTTGCTATTGGCGCTTTTGCGCTGTCCATCGTATGGCGCTGGGCAATGGCTCAGCGACAACTCAAAAGCAAGAAGGCTGAACTGGGCGAAGAAGAGTTGGCCAAGCCCGGTTTTGGACTGAGATTGCTGGAAGATCCGAAAATCTTCAAGCCGTTTCTGGCGGTGCTTGCCCTGGTGACCCTTGTCTTCCCCCTGGTTGTCGACATCTACCAAACCAATATCATGGTTCTGGCCCTGATTTTCGTGGTCCTCGGCCTTGGCCTCAACGTCACGGTTGGCCTCGCTGGTTTGCTGGACCTCGGTTATGTCGCTTTCTTTGCTGTTGGTGCTTACACCTATGGCGTCTTAAACAGCTTCTTTGGCTTTGGCTTCTGGATAAGCCTGCCGATCGGTGGCTTGATGGGTGCCTTGTTCGGGATCGCTCTGGGTTTCCCGATATTGCGCTTGCGTGGTGATTACCTGGCAATCGTAACTCTTGGCTTCGGCTCCATCGCCAAAATTGTCATTGAAAACTGGGAAGAGGTCTTCAACGGCGCCAAGGGCATCGCCGGTATTCCTCGTCCAGGGTTCTTCGGTGCGGAAATGACTATCACCGCCGCAACGACCTATACCTATTATTTGATGATTCTGATGGTTGTCTTCGCCATCTTTATTACCAATCGACTCAAAGACTCGCGTATCGGGCGTGCCTGGATGGCCTTGCGTGAGGATGAAATTGCCTGCGTGGCAATGGGCGTTGATATGGCAAAAACCAAGTTGGGTGCCTATGCTTTCGGAGCTTTTTGGGCTGGCCTCGCTGGCGTTATCTTTGCTTCGCGAAATACTTACATCAACCCCAATAGTTTCACCTTTATGGAGTCAGCTCTGGTTCTTTCCATTGTTGTCATGGGCGGTATGGGGTCGATCGTCGGTGTTATTATCGCGGCCTTGGTGCTGATCCTTATGCCTGAATATTTAAGAGCCTTCGCTGAATACCGAATGCTGATGTTTGGTGCGGTGATGGTGCTGATGATGATCTTCCGTCCCGAAGGGTTGATTGCCAACGTGCGCCGGAAATACACTGGTCGCAAGGTGACGACGGAGGGTGCCAATGTCTGA
- a CDS encoding ABC transporter ATP-binding protein — MNNTLLEVNDLTMDFGGLRAVDSVSLNVCAGEIVALIGPNGAGKTTFFNCVTGIYKPTNGDVLVHPPEKKSQKINGFKSNRVTTIGMARTFQNIRLFQNMTVLENVMIGRHCRTTTNIIGAILRGKKTKRQERETVERSYDLLEKVGLLDDADEFAKNLPYGAQRRLEIARAMATDPFLLLLDEPAAGMNPQETKDLDELIVRIRDMEKIAILLIEHDMKLVMNISDRIYVMEYGKEIAQGAPMDIRNNPKVIEAYLGEETDA, encoded by the coding sequence ATGAATAACACATTGCTTGAGGTCAATGACCTGACCATGGACTTTGGCGGCTTGCGTGCTGTCGATTCTGTTTCGCTGAACGTCTGTGCAGGTGAGATTGTCGCCCTGATCGGCCCCAACGGTGCAGGAAAGACAACCTTCTTCAATTGCGTAACCGGGATTTATAAGCCGACCAACGGTGATGTTCTGGTTCATCCACCCGAAAAGAAATCGCAGAAAATCAACGGTTTCAAGTCTAACCGGGTTACGACAATCGGTATGGCAAGAACGTTTCAAAATATTCGCCTGTTTCAGAATATGACGGTTCTCGAAAACGTTATGATTGGTCGTCACTGTAGGACCACAACGAATATTATTGGTGCTATTTTACGCGGCAAGAAGACCAAGCGTCAGGAACGGGAAACGGTCGAACGAAGTTATGACCTTCTCGAAAAGGTTGGTCTGCTTGATGATGCCGATGAGTTTGCCAAGAACCTGCCTTACGGTGCCCAGCGTCGACTCGAGATAGCCCGTGCCATGGCGACGGATCCTTTCCTTCTGTTGCTTGATGAGCCTGCTGCAGGCATGAACCCACAGGAGACCAAGGACCTCGACGAGCTGATTGTTCGCATCCGCGATATGGAGAAAATTGCAATCCTGCTCATTGAGCACGATATGAAACTGGTTATGAATATTTCTGATCGAATTTACGTTATGGAATACGGCAAGGAAATTGCGCAAGGGGCGCCAATGGATATACGCAACAACCCGAAAGTCATCGAAGCTTATCTCGGGGAGGAAACCGATGCTTGA
- a CDS encoding ABC transporter ATP-binding protein, translating into MLELRNVDTYYGNIQALKGISIDVNEGEIVTLIGANGAGKSTTLMTICGVTPPRSGEIYFKDTPIHKMSTEKIVAMGLVQVPEGRRIFPTMSVLENLEMGTFLRRDKSDIQKDIDYVFDLFPILAQRRSQMGGTLSGGEQQMLAISRALMARPRVLLLDEPSLGLAPLIIKQIFEIIKKINQEQKTTIFLVEQNANQALKLADRGYVMENGHITLTDTAANLLDNEQVKSAYLGL; encoded by the coding sequence ATGCTTGAGCTACGTAATGTCGACACCTATTACGGAAACATCCAGGCACTTAAAGGTATTTCCATTGATGTAAACGAGGGTGAGATTGTTACTTTGATCGGCGCCAACGGTGCCGGCAAGAGCACTACCTTGATGACGATCTGTGGTGTGACGCCGCCGCGAAGTGGAGAAATTTACTTCAAGGATACGCCGATCCATAAGATGTCGACAGAAAAGATCGTTGCCATGGGCCTCGTTCAGGTTCCTGAGGGTCGGCGTATTTTTCCGACCATGTCAGTTCTGGAGAATCTGGAGATGGGAACGTTTCTGCGTCGAGATAAAAGTGATATCCAGAAAGATATTGATTATGTTTTTGATCTCTTCCCGATCCTGGCCCAACGCCGTTCCCAGATGGGTGGTACCCTAAGCGGCGGCGAGCAGCAGATGCTGGCGATATCCAGAGCCTTGATGGCACGTCCCCGTGTGCTTTTACTCGATGAACCGTCTCTGGGGTTGGCGCCTTTGATAATTAAACAGATCTTTGAAATTATAAAAAAAATCAATCAGGAGCAGAAGACCACGATCTTTCTGGTCGAGCAGAATGCCAACCAGGCATTGAAGTTAGCGGATCGAGGTTACGTTATGGAAAATGGTCATATTACCCTGACTGATACTGCTGCCAACCTGTTGGATAACGAACAGGTTAAATCGGCTTATCTGGGACTATAG
- the leuB gene encoding 3-isopropylmalate dehydrogenase: protein MSKSFKVAVLSGDGIGPEVMAEALKVLDAVQAKFDVSFERTFANVGGIAIDEDGQALPEKTVDVCKASDAILFGSVGGPKWETLPPDEQPERGALLPLRKIFGLFCNLRPAIIFPALTGASSLKEEVIAGGFNILVVRELTGGIYFAEPKGIEGEGGARTGFDTMKYSDAEVERISHVAFQAARKRGSKVCSIDKANVLSTSVLWREVVERVAKEYPDVELSHMYVDNAAMQLVRWPKQFDVMLCGNMFGDIISDEAAMLTGSLGMLPSASLAEGTFGMYEPSGGSAPDIAGQGIANPIAQILSASMMLRYSFGMIDAADAVDAAVEKTLNQGCRTGDIFQDLEGEKKVNTKEMGDAIIANL, encoded by the coding sequence ATGAGCAAATCATTCAAGGTTGCGGTGCTGTCTGGTGACGGTATTGGTCCGGAAGTCATGGCAGAAGCGTTAAAAGTTCTGGATGCTGTTCAGGCAAAGTTCGATGTGTCTTTCGAACGCACCTTCGCCAACGTCGGCGGTATTGCTATCGATGAGGATGGTCAAGCATTGCCTGAAAAGACCGTTGATGTCTGCAAGGCTTCAGATGCTATTCTCTTCGGTTCGGTCGGCGGTCCCAAATGGGAAACCCTGCCCCCCGATGAGCAACCGGAACGTGGTGCGCTACTGCCACTGCGTAAAATCTTTGGTCTTTTCTGTAACCTGCGTCCGGCGATCATTTTCCCGGCGCTAACCGGTGCTTCCAGCCTGAAAGAAGAGGTTATCGCCGGGGGCTTCAACATCCTGGTTGTCCGCGAGCTGACCGGTGGGATCTATTTTGCTGAGCCGAAGGGGATTGAAGGCGAGGGCGGTGCGCGTACCGGCTTTGACACTATGAAATATTCTGACGCAGAGGTTGAACGCATCAGTCATGTTGCCTTCCAGGCGGCCCGTAAGCGCGGCAGCAAAGTGTGCTCCATCGATAAAGCCAATGTCCTTTCAACTTCTGTTCTCTGGCGCGAAGTTGTTGAGAGGGTTGCCAAGGAATATCCTGATGTAGAGCTCTCTCATATGTATGTTGATAATGCGGCCATGCAGCTGGTGCGTTGGCCGAAGCAGTTCGATGTTATGCTCTGTGGCAACATGTTCGGTGATATCATCTCTGATGAAGCCGCCATGTTGACTGGCTCTCTTGGTATGCTACCTTCTGCATCACTGGCTGAGGGGACTTTCGGTATGTATGAGCCTTCCGGTGGCAGCGCTCCGGATATCGCAGGTCAGGGCATTGCTAATCCGATTGCCCAGATCCTCTCTGCCTCGATGATGCTACGCTACTCTTTCGGCATGATCGACGCTGCAGATGCTGTCGATGCAGCCGTTGAGAAGACTCTTAATCAAGGCTGCCGTACGGGTGATATTTTTCAGGACCTCGAGGGTGAGAAAAAGGTCAATACTAAGGAAATGGGCGATGCCATTATCGCCAATCTGTAG
- the asd gene encoding aspartate-semialdehyde dehydrogenase gives MKVGIVGWRGMVGSVLMQRMQEENDLAGIEPVFFSTSQAGQDAPLGAGTLKNADDIEELSKLDVVITCQGGDYTKAIHPQLRKAGWDGYWIDAASSLRMETDAVIILDPVNRNVIDEALANGVKDFIGGNCTVSLMLMAIGGLFRAGLVEWVSSMTYQAASGAGAPNMRELLSQMGALEDSVSDLLNDPSSAILEIDRKVTDSLRGDVLPTKEFGYPLAGSLLPWIDREVEDGQSREEWKGYAETNKILAYAEPVPIDGICVRVGSMRCHSQALTIRLNKDLPIAEIEALIDKDNDWVKLVPNTKADSLGELTPTAVSGTLAIPVGRVRKMKMGPQYISAFTCGDQLLWGAAEPLRRMLRILKEQV, from the coding sequence ATGAAAGTCGGTATCGTTGGTTGGCGTGGAATGGTTGGTTCTGTCCTTATGCAGCGCATGCAGGAAGAGAACGATCTGGCCGGTATTGAGCCGGTATTTTTCTCCACTTCGCAGGCGGGACAGGACGCGCCCCTGGGTGCTGGTACCCTCAAGAATGCTGATGACATCGAAGAACTCAGCAAGCTTGATGTTGTGATCACCTGTCAGGGTGGTGATTATACCAAAGCCATTCATCCCCAGCTGCGTAAAGCAGGTTGGGACGGTTATTGGATTGATGCCGCAAGCTCTTTGCGCATGGAGACCGATGCGGTCATTATTCTCGATCCGGTTAACCGCAACGTGATCGATGAAGCCCTGGCCAATGGCGTCAAAGATTTTATCGGTGGCAACTGTACCGTCAGCCTGATGCTGATGGCGATCGGCGGTCTGTTCCGAGCAGGTCTGGTGGAGTGGGTCTCCTCAATGACTTACCAGGCGGCATCAGGCGCGGGAGCTCCGAACATGCGTGAACTGTTGAGCCAGATGGGAGCTCTGGAAGACTCGGTGTCGGACCTTTTGAACGACCCGTCATCAGCCATTCTTGAAATCGATCGAAAAGTCACGGATTCATTGCGCGGGGATGTCCTGCCGACCAAAGAATTTGGCTATCCCCTGGCCGGAAGCTTGCTGCCATGGATTGATCGCGAAGTTGAAGATGGTCAGAGTCGGGAAGAGTGGAAGGGTTATGCCGAAACCAACAAGATCCTCGCTTATGCCGAACCGGTTCCGATCGATGGTATCTGTGTCCGGGTTGGTTCCATGCGCTGCCACAGTCAGGCTCTGACGATCCGTCTTAATAAGGATTTGCCTATCGCCGAGATTGAGGCCTTGATCGACAAGGATAACGACTGGGTCAAATTAGTTCCTAATACCAAGGCCGACTCCCTGGGTGAACTGACGCCTACTGCCGTGTCCGGCACCCTTGCTATTCCGGTTGGCCGGGTGCGCAAGATGAAGATGGGCCCGCAATACATATCGGCGTTCACCTGCGGAGATCAGCTTCTTTGGGGGGCGGCAGAACCTTTGCGGCGCATGTTGCGAATTCTTAAAGAACAGGTGTGA
- a CDS encoding CbiQ family ECF transporter T component, producing MIASAETGLYQQAETILHRLDPRVKVLSCLVLVMLSFGAAGWMQLLSMIIIVALAAWSIHPFSQRIFSLFWLLRWFLLFTFLLHLFLSPGRTLWGLSWLSFDGLLSGTFVCLQMLLAVAASALLAITTTTQSLSLAFVWFVKPLHWLGCRTDEWQKILLLAMDFVPVVHEEIRASGQEEIRTADAVPFAASQGRFAAWGKRLHVLIFRLVDRGDEIAHRLALDDAATIRPMVLPAFLPMALLDQLFSLFVCLMILSYWLVG from the coding sequence TTGATTGCATCCGCAGAAACAGGCCTATACCAGCAAGCAGAGACAATTCTGCACAGACTTGACCCCCGGGTGAAGGTTCTCTCCTGCCTGGTTCTGGTTATGCTCTCGTTTGGCGCTGCCGGCTGGATGCAGCTACTCTCGATGATTATAATTGTTGCTCTCGCGGCATGGTCTATTCACCCCTTTTCTCAGCGGATTTTCAGCCTCTTCTGGCTGTTACGTTGGTTCTTGCTTTTTACCTTTCTGCTGCATCTTTTTCTATCTCCTGGGCGAACGCTGTGGGGCTTAAGCTGGCTTTCTTTTGATGGCTTGCTTTCAGGGACTTTTGTTTGCCTGCAAATGCTTCTGGCCGTTGCCGCCTCTGCTCTCCTCGCCATCACCACGACGACACAAAGCTTATCTCTTGCTTTTGTCTGGTTTGTTAAGCCGTTACACTGGTTGGGGTGCCGAACCGATGAGTGGCAGAAAATCCTGTTGCTGGCCATGGATTTTGTCCCGGTTGTACACGAGGAAATCCGTGCATCAGGTCAAGAAGAGATACGAACTGCCGACGCGGTTCCCTTTGCTGCCAGTCAGGGGCGTTTCGCTGCTTGGGGAAAGAGGCTGCATGTCTTGATTTTTCGCCTGGTAGATCGAGGCGACGAGATTGCGCATCGTCTGGCTCTGGATGACGCCGCAACTATACGGCCAATGGTTTTGCCGGCATTTTTGCCTATGGCCCTTTTGGATCAACTTTTTTCCCTGTTTGTCTGCCTGATGATTCTCTCTTACTGGTTGGTGGGTTAA
- the truA gene encoding tRNA pseudouridine(38-40) synthase TruA — translation MRTILLNVEYDGTAYAGWQLQSNILTVQEVVESALTQILGYAVRIHSSSRTDAGVHARNMAVHFRTESTIPLTAFCAGANAFLPDDVVIRQAREMPEDFHARFSSKGKWYRYTIYNADVRSPLACRTAWHLRGTLDLELMREAARLLVGEHDFQAFRTTGCIAKTTVREIFQIEVNTNQEFIYLDFKGSGFLRNMVRILVGTLAEVGQGKRPLSDLEKLLQGEADLSSGATAPAHGLCLQEVWY, via the coding sequence ATGCGCACAATCCTTTTGAATGTAGAGTATGACGGCACTGCCTATGCTGGTTGGCAATTGCAATCCAACATCCTCACTGTACAGGAAGTCGTTGAATCCGCCCTGACACAAATTCTTGGTTACGCCGTCCGGATCCATTCTTCCAGCCGGACTGATGCAGGTGTCCATGCCCGCAACATGGCTGTACATTTTCGGACGGAAAGCACTATCCCTCTCACAGCTTTCTGTGCAGGAGCGAATGCTTTCCTGCCTGATGATGTTGTTATCCGGCAAGCAAGAGAAATGCCGGAGGACTTTCACGCCCGCTTTTCATCCAAGGGTAAATGGTATCGCTATACGATTTACAACGCCGATGTGCGCTCGCCCCTTGCTTGTCGAACCGCCTGGCATCTACGCGGCACCCTGGATCTGGAACTGATGCGAGAGGCTGCTCGTCTTCTCGTCGGTGAACATGATTTCCAGGCTTTTCGAACAACTGGTTGCATCGCCAAAACAACTGTCCGGGAAATTTTTCAGATTGAGGTGAATACGAATCAGGAATTTATTTACCTCGACTTTAAAGGTTCCGGTTTTTTACGGAATATGGTTCGGATATTAGTTGGCACCTTGGCTGAGGTAGGGCAGGGGAAACGGCCGCTGAGTGACCTGGAAAAACTTCTCCAGGGCGAGGCCGATTTAAGTTCCGGCGCTACCGCCCCGGCACACGGACTGTGTCTTCAGGAGGTGTGGTATTAA
- the guaB gene encoding IMP dehydrogenase — protein MLDPEIREGLTFDDVLLLPAHSQVLPRDVDLTTYLTPQIKLNIPLLSAAMDTVTEARTAITMAREGGIGIVHKNMSPAAQALEVDQVKKSESGMIVDPITMDPDQKIYEALELMEKYRISGVPITKDGHLVGILTNRDLRFETQLDQPISNVMTKDKLVTVPPGTTLEEAKKHLHEHRIEKLLVVDDSYALQGLITIKDIEKVRKYPNACKDDMGRLRVGAAVGVGDDFEERLSLLVNTGVDAIIIDTAHGHSQSVIEAVAEARRNYPDLSLIAGNIATANAAEALIKAGANAVKVGIGPGSICTTRVVAGVGVPQITAISDVSSITRKFGVPLIADGGIKYSGELPKAIAAGADTIMIGSLFAGTDESPGETILFQGRTYKTYRGMGSIGAMKQGSKDRYFQAGAEDVKLVPEGIEGRVPFRGPLSENVHQLMGGLRSGMGYTGCKTIKDLQENGQFMRITNAGLRESHVHDVNITHEAPNYRIEKN, from the coding sequence ATGCTCGATCCCGAGATCCGCGAAGGCTTGACCTTCGATGATGTTTTGCTTCTCCCCGCTCATTCCCAAGTACTGCCACGCGATGTTGATTTGACGACTTACCTGACTCCCCAGATAAAATTGAATATCCCCCTGCTCTCAGCAGCTATGGATACTGTTACCGAGGCGCGTACGGCAATTACCATGGCTCGTGAGGGCGGTATTGGTATTGTTCATAAGAATATGTCGCCTGCCGCACAGGCCCTCGAGGTCGACCAGGTTAAAAAATCTGAAAGCGGCATGATCGTTGACCCGATCACCATGGATCCTGACCAGAAGATTTACGAAGCTCTGGAATTGATGGAAAAGTACCGGATCTCCGGTGTTCCGATTACCAAGGACGGTCATCTGGTTGGTATCTTGACCAACCGTGACCTGCGTTTTGAAACACAGCTCGATCAGCCAATCTCGAATGTCATGACCAAAGACAAACTGGTCACCGTTCCTCCTGGCACCACACTCGAAGAGGCCAAAAAACATCTTCACGAACATCGCATTGAGAAATTGCTGGTTGTAGATGATAGCTATGCACTTCAGGGCTTGATTACCATCAAGGATATTGAAAAGGTCCGTAAATACCCCAATGCCTGTAAAGATGATATGGGTCGTTTGCGGGTCGGCGCGGCTGTTGGCGTTGGCGATGATTTTGAAGAGCGTCTGAGCCTGTTGGTGAATACGGGTGTCGATGCAATCATTATTGATACAGCGCACGGCCATTCTCAGTCGGTCATTGAGGCCGTTGCTGAAGCTCGTCGCAACTATCCTGACCTTTCCCTGATCGCTGGTAATATTGCGACGGCTAATGCGGCAGAGGCTTTGATCAAGGCTGGTGCCAATGCTGTCAAGGTCGGTATCGGCCCCGGTTCAATTTGTACTACGCGCGTCGTTGCAGGTGTTGGTGTCCCACAAATTACAGCCATTTCCGATGTCTCGAGCATTACCCGTAAATTTGGCGTCCCCTTGATCGCTGACGGTGGCATCAAGTATTCGGGAGAGTTGCCGAAAGCGATCGCTGCCGGCGCTGATACAATCATGATCGGCTCTCTCTTTGCCGGGACCGATGAATCCCCGGGTGAGACAATTCTTTTTCAGGGCCGTACATACAAAACCTACCGCGGCATGGGCAGCATTGGTGCAATGAAGCAGGGTAGCAAAGATCGTTATTTTCAGGCAGGGGCAGAAGATGTCAAGCTCGTCCCCGAAGGGATCGAAGGCCGTGTGCCCTTCCGTGGTCCGCTCTCTGAAAATGTCCATCAGCTGATGGGCGGTCTGCGTTCCGGGATGGGGTATACCGGCTGCAAAACGATCAAGGATTTGCAGGAGAACGGCCAGTTTATGCGTATCACAAACGCCGGCCTGCGTGAGTCACATGTTCATGACGTTAATATTACTCATGAAGCACCCAACTATCGGATTGAAAAGAACTGA
- the guaA gene encoding glutamine-hydrolyzing GMP synthase: MQDIHSEKILILDFGSQYTQLIARRVREAHVYCELHPFDMTLDEIKSFNATGIILSGGPKSVYEEGAPAIEEELFELGIPVLGICYGMQLMCHHFGGRVVPAGKREYGHADLLAKNTPGPLFDGFFVDGHSPVWMSHGDHVEIQPLGFEEIAVTENAPVCGIQNLERNLYGVQFHPEVNHTPRGEMLIDTFVRKICGCTGKWTPGQIIEDAVSRIREQVGDEEVILGLSGGVDSSVAAALIHRAIGDQLTCVFVDNGLLRLGEGDQVMSTFAESLGVKVLRVDAEDRFLGKLAGETDPEKKRKIIGNLFVDIFEEESKKLANAQWLAQGTIYPDVIESAGGKTGKAHNIKSHHNVGGLPDYMTLKLLEPLRELFKDEVRTVGEELGLPHRMVWRHPFPGPGLGVRILGEIKKEYCDILRHADAIYIEELYQTGHYDKISQAFAVFLPVKSVGVMGDGRTYEYVVALRAVETKDFMTAGWYPMPYEDLARISNRIINEVRGINRVTYDISSKPPATIEWE, encoded by the coding sequence ATGCAAGACATTCATTCTGAAAAGATACTGATACTAGACTTCGGATCGCAATATACTCAACTGATCGCACGCAGAGTGCGTGAAGCTCATGTTTACTGTGAGTTGCACCCCTTCGATATGACTCTCGACGAGATCAAGTCTTTCAATGCTACGGGCATTATCCTTTCCGGCGGACCGAAATCAGTCTACGAAGAGGGTGCTCCGGCTATTGAAGAAGAACTTTTCGAGTTGGGAATACCGGTCCTGGGCATCTGTTACGGTATGCAGTTGATGTGTCACCACTTCGGCGGCAGGGTCGTGCCGGCAGGGAAACGTGAGTACGGCCACGCCGACCTGCTCGCCAAGAACACTCCCGGCCCTCTTTTTGACGGCTTCTTCGTTGATGGTCATAGCCCGGTCTGGATGAGCCATGGTGATCATGTTGAGATTCAGCCCCTGGGCTTTGAAGAAATTGCTGTCACCGAAAATGCGCCGGTCTGTGGTATCCAGAATCTTGAGCGTAATCTCTATGGTGTGCAGTTTCATCCCGAAGTCAACCATACTCCGCGTGGCGAGATGCTCATTGATACCTTCGTGCGCAAAATTTGTGGCTGCACCGGCAAATGGACGCCCGGACAGATTATCGAGGATGCTGTTAGCAGGATCCGGGAACAGGTTGGTGATGAAGAGGTTATCCTGGGCCTCTCCGGTGGAGTCGATTCCTCTGTGGCCGCTGCTTTGATTCATCGCGCTATTGGTGATCAGCTTACCTGTGTGTTTGTCGACAATGGTCTCTTGCGTCTCGGTGAAGGCGACCAGGTTATGTCGACCTTTGCAGAAAGTCTGGGTGTTAAAGTTCTCCGCGTTGATGCTGAGGACCGTTTCCTCGGCAAGCTCGCTGGTGAAACTGACCCTGAAAAGAAGCGCAAAATTATTGGCAACCTGTTTGTTGATATTTTCGAAGAAGAGTCTAAAAAACTGGCCAATGCCCAATGGCTGGCTCAAGGGACAATCTATCCCGATGTTATCGAGTCGGCCGGTGGTAAAACGGGCAAGGCTCATAATATCAAGAGTCATCACAACGTTGGCGGCTTGCCTGATTACATGACTCTCAAACTGCTTGAACCTTTACGCGAACTCTTTAAAGATGAGGTTCGTACGGTCGGTGAAGAGCTTGGCTTGCCGCATCGCATGGTCTGGCGCCACCCCTTCCCGGGCCCCGGCCTCGGTGTGCGCATATTGGGTGAGATTAAAAAAGAATACTGCGACATCCTGCGACACGCCGATGCCATCTACATCGAAGAGCTCTACCAGACCGGGCATTACGACAAGATCAGCCAGGCTTTCGCTGTGTTTCTGCCTGTCAAGAGTGTCGGTGTGATGGGTGATGGGCGCACATATGAGTATGTTGTCGCCTTACGCGCTGTCGAGACGAAAGACTTTATGACTGCTGGCTGGTACCCGATGCCTTACGAAGACCTGGCGCGGATCAGTAATCGGATTATCAATGAGGTTCGCGGCATCAATCGTGTTACTTACGATATTTCGAGCAAGCCTCCGGCAACCATAGAGTGGGAATAA
- a CDS encoding NfeD family protein: MENFQMLYWYWLVFGMILMLLELAVPSFTIFWFGLGALAVGVFLLVVPGLSLTLQVLAWIIASAAFVLFWFKVLKPRMTDKTTSGISREAVLGETAMVTRVPEGDRRGEIRFSVPMLGSDTWPFICDDEVAVGDRVAVREISGNTMLVKIVSNTQSKGEG; this comes from the coding sequence ATGGAAAATTTTCAAATGCTTTACTGGTACTGGCTGGTCTTCGGCATGATACTGATGTTACTGGAACTGGCCGTTCCTTCCTTCACGATCTTCTGGTTTGGCTTGGGAGCACTGGCCGTCGGCGTATTCTTGCTGGTGGTCCCTGGTCTCAGCCTGACCTTGCAGGTTCTGGCCTGGATTATTGCCTCGGCGGCATTTGTGCTTTTCTGGTTCAAAGTCCTCAAGCCACGTATGACCGATAAAACGACCTCCGGCATCTCCCGCGAGGCGGTGCTTGGTGAAACGGCCATGGTAACACGTGTTCCAGAAGGCGATCGACGTGGTGAAATACGTTTCTCTGTGCCGATGCTTGGTTCCGATACCTGGCCATTCATCTGCGACGACGAGGTCGCCGTTGGTGACCGGGTTGCCGTGCGGGAAATTTCCGGCAACACCATGTTGGTTAAAATTGTCAGTAACACTCAAAGTAAAGGGGAGGGTTGA